The genomic interval CTGCCGGCCTTCGACAACGCGATCCTCGGCTATCAGGACCGCGGCCGGATCATCGACGACGCCCACCGCGGCCTCTCGGTCGCCGGCGAGCGTGTCGTGCTGGTCGACGGCCGCGTGGCGGCCACCTGGCGCGTCACCGACGAGGCCGTCACGGTGCAACCCCTGCACGCGTTCTCCCGGGCCGACCGCGACGCCGTGGCCGACCAGGGGAGGGAGCTGGCGTCATTCCTGACCGACGGCGGGAGCGATCGCGTACGGGTGGCCGCCGCGCCGGGCTGAGCGTGCCCGGCCGCCGGGCAGCCGCCCTCGTGTCTGCCCGGCCGTACCGGAACAGGCCCATTTTGTACGGTAGTTCTGCCGGGATCCGGGAGCAGCCGGACTGAAAGCACCGGTCGTGGGTCACACGGTGAACATGACGTCCAGCGACGTAACCACAGAGCCCGCGCCGCACGGCGACAGAACGCGCGACATCCGCCGCTCCCGTAGGTGGCCGATGGTCCTCGGCGTCGCCGCGGCCGTGCTGGTCCTGCTGTTCGCCGGCAGCAGGCTCAGCCTGCTGCCGGGTCTCGACGACCTCTTCGGCGAGGAGACCCACGACCGGTCGGGCCCCGCCGTGCTCAAGTCGATCCAGGACATGAGCGCGTACGAGGCCGCCTCGGGCAACTTCCAGGTCGTCGTCGATCTGGAGAAGGACGCGAAGTTCGTTCCCGACGCCCTGCGCGGCACCCGTACCCTGTTCGTCGGTGCGGGCACGGTCGGCGCCTCCGTCGACCTGGGCAAGGTCACCGGGAGCGGCGTCGTGGTGAACGAGGACCGCACCACCGCCGAACTCCGGCTGCCGCACGCGGTGCTGGGCAAACCGGCCCTCGATCCCGACCGCTCCTACGCCGTGTCCAAACAGCGCGGTCTCCTCGACCGGCTGGGCGACCTCGTCTCCGACAATCCCGGCAGTGAGCAGGCGGTCAACCAGCTCGCCGTTCACCACATCTCACGAGCGGCGAAGGAGAGCGAACTGATCGCCCGCGCGGAGAAGAACACCGCCGACATGCTGAAGGGGCTGCTCGGCTCCCTCGGCTTCGAGCGCGTCACGGTCCGGTACGGCGACGACCAGGAGTGATCGCGTCATACGGGCCGCGTGGGCCGCCCGCGCGACGCGGAGGAGCGGGCCGCCCACTGCGGATCACCCTTGACGTGAACGCGTCGGTGGGTATGGTCTAGTCCAAGTGCAAGGCCTTTCCGGACACCCGCCATCAGGGTTGTCCGGCAAGGGACTTGCAGCCCTTCGCGCCTCTTGGCCCCACACTCGCGAGGCCTCGCCGCCGAAGCCGGGCCCCCCACGGCCCGCCACCGCGCGGTGCGGTCTCCTGTGAAGGAGAAACATGCACGCGAAAAGGAAGACCGCACTCGCCGTCGGCGCCCTGCTCGCCCCGGTCCTCGCCCTGAGTCTTCCGGCGAGCTCCGCCAGTGCCCACGGCTACATCTCCAACCCGCCGAGCAGGCAGGCGCAGTGTGCCGCCGGCACGGTCAGCTGCGGTGCGATCACGTACGAACCGCAGAGCGTCGAGGGCCCCAAGGGGCTCACCAGTTGCAGCGGCGGAAACAGCGGCTTCGCCGACCTGGACGACGACTCCAAGGGCTGGTCGGTCACTCCGGTGAACCGTTCCCAGCAGTTCGAGTGGAAGCTCACCGCGCGCCACTCGACCAGCACCTGGCAGTACTTCGCGGGCGGCGAGAAGATCGCCGAATTCGACGACGGTGGCGCGCGACCCGGCGCGACCGTGACCCACCAGGTCGACTTCGGCGACAAGACCGGCCGGCAGAAGGTGCTCGCCGTCTGGAACATCGCGGACACCCCGAACGCCTTCTACGCCTGCATCGACGTCAACGTCGGCTAGGCACG from Streptomyces sp. CA-278952 carries:
- a CDS encoding lytic polysaccharide monooxygenase auxiliary activity family 9 protein — protein: MHAKRKTALAVGALLAPVLALSLPASSASAHGYISNPPSRQAQCAAGTVSCGAITYEPQSVEGPKGLTSCSGGNSGFADLDDDSKGWSVTPVNRSQQFEWKLTARHSTSTWQYFAGGEKIAEFDDGGARPGATVTHQVDFGDKTGRQKVLAVWNIADTPNAFYACIDVNVG
- a CDS encoding DUF4230 domain-containing protein, which encodes MTSSDVTTEPAPHGDRTRDIRRSRRWPMVLGVAAAVLVLLFAGSRLSLLPGLDDLFGEETHDRSGPAVLKSIQDMSAYEAASGNFQVVVDLEKDAKFVPDALRGTRTLFVGAGTVGASVDLGKVTGSGVVVNEDRTTAELRLPHAVLGKPALDPDRSYAVSKQRGLLDRLGDLVSDNPGSEQAVNQLAVHHISRAAKESELIARAEKNTADMLKGLLGSLGFERVTVRYGDDQE